TGAGAAGGGATGGTAAGACCTGGATTTTTTTGAGCAGCTAAAAGGGATAGGGGAGATAAAAATAAAGAAGCAATGAGTCCATACAAAAAAATCTTCATTTTATTTGATCAGATATTATCTGTTTAATTTTTTAACGAAATAATGCTTTATGATTCAATGAAAAAGAGAGTTGCACATGTCCAATATTCTAACTTGTCGGATTTGTGGCTGTACAGCAGACCATCCCCAGTACATTGCAAAAGAAACGATCATGGGGAGCTTTGAGCGGTTTTGTTATTTTAAATGCTTGGATTGTGGTTGTTTGCAAATTGTTTCCATTCCTAAGAACTTGGGAAAATATTACTCTTTGAACTATCACTCTAGAATATTAGAGCTTGGTAATCTTGAAAAAAAAGAAATTCTTTTTTTAAAAAAAAGGATTGCCCGCCTTATTCTTTTTTCAGGGAAAAGAGGGAAAATAACTCGGAATTTGTTTGGTAAGCTATTCCCAGGGTTTCTCTGGCAGTTTGGAGAACTAGGAATAAATCAAAAATCAAGAATTCTTGATTATGGATGTGGAAGGGCCCACTTTCTTTTAAGATTGTATGGTTGGGGATTTGAAAATCTTTTAGGCTTAGATCCATATATTCAGAACCCACAAAGGATAAAAGATAGCGTTGTTATAAAAAAAGGAGATTATACCCAGCTTAGCGGGTTTTTTGAACTGATTATATTAAATCACGTGATAGAACATCTCGAAGAGCCTCTTGGGGTTTTAAAAGCTTTGAGCAATCATCTTAGTGATAAGGGTACCCTGATTGTCAATACTCCCTTGGTAGATAGCTATGGATGGAGAAAGTTTGGGAACAGTTGGGCGATGTGGGATGCTCCTAGACATCTTCATCTCTTTACGGTCAAATCAATGGCTATAGCGGCGCAAAAGTGTGGGTTGAAGATAGTCAAGCTTGACTACGATGTGGGGAACAACATTTGGGAGACTTCCCGGCTTTTTTCTCTTAGCCCTGAAGCAGAGCGAATCGAGACTGTTTCTCAAAAGGAGCTAGAGAGGAGACAAAAAAAGATAAAGAAATTTTTAAAGATGCTCGATGCCCTTGGGGATAGTGATATGGCTTCTTTCTATTTAAGGAAGAGCTGATTGGTTCCTGAATAATTTTCAAAATTGTTTTAAAAAATGGTTTTTGAGTTTAATTTTTTTTATGCGTGTGGGAATAGCTTTGGGTTCAAACGATGGAGAAAGAAAAAGGCATATCGAAAAAGCCCTCAGCTTTTTAAAAAACTTGACGAAAAATAATCATTTTCTCTGTTCTTCGATCTGGGAGACAACACCTGTAGATTGTCCAGAAGGATCACAAAAGTTTCTAAATTGCGTAACAGAAATTGAGACAGATCTTTCTTCGAGGATCTTGCTTGGCTGTCTCCAAGAATATGAGCTTTCAGAGGGTCGATTACCACTAGCCAGCCGAAAAAAAAATGGACCGCGTCCGATTGATTTGGATATTTTATACTATGGTCATGAGATTATTGAGGAAAGAGACCTAACTATCCCTCATCCCCGAATGACTCAAAGGCTTTTTGTTCTGGGGCCTCTTGCAGAAATTAGGCCAGAGTTGATTCTTCCAGGTTATTCTAAGACTGTCAAGGATCTCTTCCATGAACTCAATAAAAATAACTCCTGATTGGGTAAGGAATAGAAAAAATACCGGTGAAAAAATCGCCGCTTTGACTGTCGTTGACTATCCTACGGCAAAAATTCTTGATGAAGCTCAGATACCCCTTCTTCTTGTTGGAGATTCGTTGGGTATGGTCACCTTAGGATACGAAGACACGACCAAAGTGAGTTTAAATGATATGCTCCATCATGTTCGGGCTGTGGCCCGAGCGAATGTAAAAGCCTTGGTGGTAGCAGATATTCCTTTTGGCTGGAACCGTGAAGCAGAGAAAGCCCTTTATTGTGCACGTAAACTTTATGAAGCGGGAGCTGAAGCCGTAAAGATTGAGGGGGGCAAAGAAGTGGGACAGATAGTAAAATTACTGATTTCTCAGGGAATTGCAGTCATGGGTCACATTGGGCTGATGCCTCAATTCCTTGGTCAACCCCCAAAATACAGGAAATATGGTATTGATGAAAAAGAAAAAAAGCAAATTATCGATGATGCCCTTTTCTTAAGTCGATTGGGGGTATTTGCAATAGTGCTTGAGGCTTTGGATGAAGCAGTTGCAGCGGAAGTTACCCGGCTTATCGAAGTGCCTACGATTGGTATTGGTTCAGGGAAATATTGTGACGGTCAAATTCTAGTTTTTCATGATCTCGTTGGACTTTTCCCATGGTTTCGGCCGAAATTTGTTCAACCCAAATTGAACATGGCTTTACTGATTAAAGAAGCGGCAATAGCTTATAAAAAAGAAGTCCAAAGCGGGCTCTAAAGGCCACCGAGTTCAATCAATGGGATGAGAACTCAGATAAAAATGCCTGATCAGCATTCTTTGTCCCTTGAAGCAAGGCAATCCCATAAGCCATGCGATTAACATCTTCGAGCAACCCACCAAGGGGAACAGCAAGCATATGGGCTTTCCAGACAAGAGTTTCGATCTTGCCTTGCAGCTCCAAAGGCCACATTTCTATAATTTCCATGCCATTGTAGTAGACTGAGCTGACGTAAAATTCACAGTTAATCTGTTGCCAACTTTGCTGAGTTTTAAATCCATAGCTAGAAGCCAAAGAAAGGGTAGCCATTCCATTAGCGTCAAAAAAGTTACAATAATAATTTTGGGGAGGTTGTTGGCTTGCCCAATTGCTGAGAAGAGAATCGATAAGAGGTTGGTAACGAGCATAAATTTTGGGATTGGCTTTGGCCAAGTTACTAATTTCATCAACAGGCTTGATGGGACTATTTCCATTTTCATACGGAGGAAGTTTGAATAGACCTGATTGAGAATAGCTCAAGAGTTTTGCTTGCAGATCATTTATGAAAAAGGTTTTAAGTGATTGAAGTGAGCTTTCATCTATTTTTCCTTTGAGGGGGGACAGTGTGGATTGAAGTTGTTTGATTTCTTCTATGCTCAGATTCAACACACTTTTGCCCGGCTTAGCTCGAAATGCCTCCACAAGAAGTTTCTTTACGGGAGCTTTTTTCAAGTCGAAAGGTAAGGAGTTAAAGGTAAAAGAGCTGGCTGATGTATTTTCTAAATGAGCAAGAACTTTAAGAGAAGGATGTTTGCTTGGATCCCAATGAAGAAAGGCATATGAGACGGCTTGAGGTTCAGCGGGAACGATAAAACAAGTTTCGATTAATAAGCTATGGCCTTTGCTATTTTTGTCATCAAAATTTCCTAATATGGTGTTATTAGATAAATTGGAGAGTGAAACATTGGGAATCGAGCTAAAGGAGCTCAGCTCATCGAAAGGGGAAGGGAAAAGAGAAATGGGACAAAAAGCAAAATAAATTAAAAAGAGAAGTCCAAAGCCGTTGATGTCTTTTTGGTTTTTAGAATTTTTCATTCGCTTTGAAAAAGGTTTGATTTAAGATTTTGCATTTGCGATAAGAATTCATTGCTATAGCAAAAACAGCCTTTTTTAAGTTCTTCTACGCTCAGTCGTTTCTATGAGCAGCTGATTATATAGATTTAACATATTTTTGGCCATCACTTTATAGGAGAATGTCAATTCTATTTTTTTATGGCATTCCCATTTTTTTTCTTCAGGAAGTGGCCCAGTAGCTGCTATATCGGCTAAAGCTTGGCATAAATCTGGAGTAGACCAGGGAGGGATCAGTTTGCCGACTTGGCAGGCTTGAAAAGCTTCGGGAATACCATCTATAGTCGTTGTGATAACGGGTTTGCCACAAGCGAAAGCTTCTAAAATAACCAAACCGAAAGCTTCGGTGGCAATAGCTGGATGTACAAGGCAGTCTAAAGCATTGATCCAATTTTCTATTTCAGAAGTGTGAGGAACAAGAAATACGCGACCTTCAAGTGACAACCTTTTTATCTTTTCTTCAAGAAGTTGTTGCATGTTACCCCTTCCGATGATGAGAAACCGACCATGAGGAAGAACGTTGCGAGAACAGTCAGCAGCTTCAAGAAAGTCTAACTGTCCCTTGCCTAGGGGAAAATCATAACTGCCGATCATGCCAAAAAGGAAATGTCGGGCTTCTATCCCCAATTTTTCTCTAAGATATAGCACCTTTCGTGGATAAAACCGTTGAGTATCAATGCCTCCATAAATAACTCTTATTTTTTTATGATCTCCCCTGATTGGCTCTCTTTTATGCCTCTCTTTAATTGGACAGAGAGGATCAAAATCCCCTTGAACAAGAACTTTTTTTGTAAACCGAGATACAGCGACCATGCAATCGCAACAGTTTAAAAGATAATGCTTGCTTAACCATGATCCAGGACTTTTGGCCATATGTCGGGTAAGAACAATTTTAGGTTTGGGGGTGGTCCAGGATGCACTGAGTATAGCTGGCCAATAGTCTCTGCCGTGATGGGCATGCAAAACCGAAATTTTACGACTTTTTATTATTTTCCAAAGCTTATAAAAGCCAGAGATCTTTTTTTCCCAATGCACACTTTCTATTCCATAAGATTTTAGCTGATCGAACAGTTCTGTATTTTGGGGGCAAGCGACAAGAACTGAAACTCCTAATTCCTGTAGTCCGCGTGCGAGTAAAATGACTTGATTATCTGTACCTCCTCCTTGGAGAACAGAGTCAATTAAAAGAATACGAGGTTCATTTTGCATTTTAATCCTTTGATAGTCCCATGTTGTCGGGCATACCTTTAAGATGCCATAATGCAATTTTAGAATTAGTTTTTAACCTAGTGTTTGAATATTTGCCGAAAGTGACCAGGTAAAGAAGACTTTCAAAGAAAAGGGATATAAAAAGCCGTAATAGAAGACCTATCCTGAGAATCCAATATTTAAAAGGATGGTGGATTTTGAAATATTTGTATCTTGATTTCCAATATTCAATGCGAGCTTCGGCTTGTTGTTTTTTAGCTGTTTTCCCTTGACCGTGCCATACTTTGACTTGGGGTAAAAAATAGATGAAGTAGCCTTTTTTTGTTGCTCTCAAACAAAAATCGGTTTCTTCAAAAAAGAAGAAATATCTTTCATCAAGTCCTTTCAGCTCATCCCAAATTTTTTTTCGAATAAGCAAAAAGGCCCCTATTACCGATTCAACAGCGAGGGGACGCTCAGTTTTGTATTCTTTACCTGGAAATTTTTTAGGAAAAAGTCTTCGCAGCATTGACTTGTTGCCTAATTCCGTTAGAAGGTTTGGAAAGTTAGCGATCGAATTTTGGAATGTCCCATCTTCATTGAGAAGCTGTGCTCCACAGACTGCACATGATGGATGATCTTCCATCCATTCCACGGCTTTTTGAATGGAATCTTTCTCTAGCCGGGCATCAGAGTTGAGCAATAGAAGATAATCGCCTTGAGAATACTGGGCAGCCTGATTTACGGCTTTGGAAAAGCCCAGATTGGTCGGAGAGCGGAGGTAAAGAACCCAAGGGAATTTTTTTTTTATCATTTTTTCTGTTCCATCTTTTGATCCATTATCAAAGACAATAACCCGTTTCTCATAAGGATCGCGGCTGTTTTCAATGGAAGTTAAAGCCTGTTCAAGCAGCAATTGAGTATTGAAACTGACAATAATTATCGATACATTCGCATTCATGGCAGGATTGCCTCAAGTCTCATCTCGGGTGGAGAATTCCTTTACCCACTTGTCTCATTATCGAAAGACTTACGGAGATAAAACTCCCATACTTATGTACCATCATATAGGAAGAAGTCCAAAAGATTCCAAGTTTCCTTCTCTGTGGGTTCCTAGCCTGCTTTTTGAAAGACAGCTTGGAGAGTTTTGGTCTGTGGAATGGCCTTCTATTTCCTTGGGAGAATTCGTTGCGGCCAGTTGTTCAGTTTGCAAAGGGGTAATTCTCAGTTTTGATGATGGCTATCAATCTGTGTTTACTCGCGGTCTACCTTTGCTTACAAAATTCAGAATGCGTGCCATTCTTTTTGTTGTGGTCAACTATATTGGAAAGTATAATGAATGGGATAGAGCTTTGGGAGAACCTCCTCAAAAGCTTATGGGTAAAGAAGAAATTAGAGACTGGATTGCTGCTGGACATGAAATTGGCAGCCATAGCCTTTCCCACCCCCATCTCCCTAAGCTTTCTTTTGATGAAGCTCGAAGAGAAATTGAGGATTCAAAAAAAATACTTGAAGATATTTTTTCTTTCCCTGTTCGACATTTTTCTTATCCGTATGGCGAATGGACTGCCCAATGCGCAGAAATAGCAGAAAAAGCGGGATATGAATCCGCATGCCAAATTGGAGAAGGGGTGAATTTTCCCGGAGAAAACCCCTTTTGTTTAAAAAGGTTAACGGCTAGAAGACCCAAAAGAAATTTAAGAACCCTTTTACAGATGCTCCTTCCTTATCGCCACACCGCTTAGTTTTCTTGCAAATGGATAAACTGCCTATAAGCCTGACCATGATAGCCAAGAATCAGGCTCATAATTTGCCAAGAAGTTTGGGAAGTGTAGCCCGGTGGGTAAGTGAAATCGTTGTGGTCATCAATGATTGTACGGATGAAACTGAAGCTGTAGCCAAAAGTTTTGGAGCACGGGTTGAAAAAAGGCCCTGGAGTTGTCGCAGGGATCAAAAAAACATCGCTCTTGAGCTGGCTTCCTACAATTGGGTTTTGGGATTGGATGCCGACGAAGTAGTTTCTGAGAACTTGAGACGGGACATTTTTAACTTTTTTTTAAAAGATCATCTTCATTATGTAGGAGCCACTTTCCCAAGGAAAACATGGTTGATGGACCGGTGGATTACCCATGGGGATTTTTATCCTGATTATAATTTAAGACTTTTTCGAAAAGATCGAGGCCGTTGGGGAGGAAGCCGGGAACATGACCGAGTTGTGGTAGAGGGAAAAGTTAAAAAGTTAAAAGGAGAATTGCTCCATTATTCTTTTCCGACTATCGATTATACAATCACTAAGCTTCCTGAATATGCTACATCTTTTGCCCAAGAAGCATTAACCAGAGGAAAAAGATGGAGCTGGGTTGACATCCTGTTTAGACCACCTTGGAGGTTTTTTAGGAGCTATATTTTGAAGGGAGGTTTTCTTGATGGGTTCCCTGGATTTTATGTTGCTTCGATGGCCGCCTTTTCTAATTTTTTTAGGTATAGCAAACTTTTTGAATTAACCCAAAAAGGTAAAGAGATTAAAAATATTCATAATAATCTTGAAAAGACAAGATAATCAAAAATCGAAGCGGTATTTAAAGCTGCTCTTTTTTTATAAAAGCCAAAAGCTGCCTGCTCATGTATTTGATTCTGTTTAAATCTGAAAATGAAAGTCCAAAAAAAAGGGGAAGCCGGTAATGGAAAGGCAGCTTTTTTTCCAATAGATTTTTATGTTCTTTGAAGTAATCCTCAGCTAATGAAAGATCTATAGATTTGTAGGCAAAAAGCTTTTTGAATCGGTTTTCTATGATGGCTTTTTTTCTTTCTTCGGTGAGTATTCCTTCTTTTTTTAAATATTCGATCATTTTTTCAAGTAGATTATCATGATCTCTGAGGATTTCTATAAATTGGTGATTAGCCCGGGTAGACGTATGACCTACACGGTAAATGGCTCCAGGAGTAGGGCAATAAACAAACTTCAATTTGTTGGTAATCGCTCGCATATAAAGGCTATAATCTTCACAGGGATGAAAGCTATCCCAGCCGCCGATTTTCAGAAGAGATTCTTTGCGCCATAGGTAGGATCCTGTCTGTGGCATATCCCAAGAAAGCCACAATGTTAAAGGGTCTTCTTTGGGGTCGGAACCAAGCAGTTTTTTCTGGATGGGTTTTCCGTTTTTCCAGATTTCAACATAAGTTGGTGAGTATAAAACATCGGCAGAATCGATCTTTTCTTTGGCCTCCTCCTGTTGTGTTTTTATTTTTCCTTCCAGCAAATAATCGTCATGATCGATGTACTGAATCCATTCACCAGTCGATTCGAAAAGAATTAAATTCCGGTTGTCTGCCGTGTCTTGAGGTTTGTTAAGCCGTATAAGCTTGATTTTATCTTTGTACTGGTTCAAAATAGAAGAAGTTCCATCTGTTGACCCCGCATCAACAACAATAATCTCTTTATTTTCCCAATCTTGACCTATAGCACTCTCTAGGGTTTGAAAGAGCCATTTTCCTGGATTATAAGTTGGAATACCAATGGTGATCTTTGGATTCAATTTTAGCTGGTTATTGTATTTTTTTTTATTTTATATTTTTTCGCTGTCAACATTTTTAGCTTGATGACCAACTGGTTATTTCTGTCTAAAAATGCTTTGGATTTTTTCAGTAACAGAAAATCCAAAAAGAGAATAGAGTACACTGTATCTCAAAGGGCCATCTACACAAAAAAGACCTAATGGCTTTTGTTTTCTTTCTAGGGCGACTGCTTCCTCAATTTTTCCTTCTTTTGCAAGCCACCGGGCGACAAGAAAATAGGCTTTCCCAATTTCTTTTTTAAGTTCTGGAACCAACTGGCCGTTTTGATTCAGCCACTGCACCATCCTGTCCATGCATCTTTTTTTTTGTTCAATAAACTCCATCGCTTGCTGATGAGCCATAGGCTTGTTCCTGTAATTCCAATATGCTCCAGCTATGGGAGTCAAAGAAAATTTTAAATTCGACTGGATTGCTCTTCCCACAAGTTCATAATCGTCATAGAGAGAGGCATAATCCGACCATCCCCCAATTTTTGCAACCGATGTTTTTTTCCAAAGATAACCGCCTGTTTGAGGCAGTTCGGATGAAAACCACAGGGAAAGGATGGGTCTACTCATAGCCTTGGCGGATGGCACGTATTTTTCTTTTCCTTCAGGCGAAACAGCGATGATTGGAGAATAAAATACATCAATCGTGTCAAGTTCGGCTGTCAAAGAAAAATGGTTGTTGATTTTATTCTGATCCAAATAGTCGTCGTGATCAAGCCATTGTATCCAAGAACCCTTGGCTCTATTCAATGCCTCGTTTCTAGCTTTTGCTCTCCCTTGGTTTTCTTTGAAAAAGACATGAGAAACAACTCCTCTATACTTTTCAATAATTTTAGCTGTCTGATCGGTAGAACCATCGTTAATGACAAGAATCTCTTTGTTTGGCCATGATTGATTGAGAGCACTCAGAATGGCCTTTTCAATCGTTTTCTCCCCGTTATAGGTTATGATGGCAATAGTAACAAGGGGCAGATGATTCATTTTCAAGAATGTAAATGAGAAAAAGGAGCCGAATCAACGAGAAGACTCACTATCTTGAGAGTCTTGAGCAGGTTGGGCAGTGGAGGAAGAAGTGGATGGATTGGGTGAGGAACTTGTTTCAGCTTCAACTGCACTTGGAAGTTTGGCTGACTGGGAAAGAGATTTGAGCTCTCGCATTCGGGAGCGCATCGCATCCATTTCCTGATGCATTTCTTTTCTTTGTTCAATGAGCCGGGTAACGATGAGAGTTAAATAATCGATTTTCTTTTCTTTTGGAGCTTTTTTGAGTTCTTTTAATAATCCATCCAACTCCTTATCTTGTTTATCTAGCATCCTCCTAAAACTTTCCTGCATTTCAGAGAGCAGAGCTTGTTGGTCTGAATCTAAAGACTTTTCAGGAGAACGGCTTTTCGGAGAGTAAAGTTGTGTGGAAGATTGCCCGATGAGAGGAGAAAGGGTCCCCATAAATACTATGAGAACCCAACGATAAAAGAGCTGTTTTTTTTTATTCCGTAGAAAAGACAAACCGTACCTATTCATGAAGAGTTTGTTAGATTGGCCCTTTATTATTCTCATTCATGATGTTCTTTATGATTCATCATCATTTTATGATGCATCGATTTCATCTCTTCATGCATCTGAATACGTTGATTGACCAACGTGTTCAAAAGGACTACAACTTTATCCAATTTCTGGTCTTTGGGAGCTTTGTTCATCTCGTTAGCGAGTTTTTTTAATTCCTCATCCTGTTTATCCATGAGCCGCTGCATTTTTTCATGCATTTGCCTGGCCATCTTATGCCGATAAGCCCTGTTATGATGAGGAGGGGAAGATGAAGAAGGAACTTCTCCCTGTGACTCGGTCGTATTTTGGGCAAAAAGGGGATTACACAGAAAACTTGCAGTAGCAAACAAAAGAACAAAGTTTTTTAACTTATTCAATTTCACTTGTTTCCTCCATGAGATTTCTTCTTGGCAAAGTTAAAACGAAATTATAAATAGAGTTTCTCTTTTTTAGAAAAAAAGGGCCAACCAGTCAAGTTTATCGATGTGGGAGTAGGAATAACCATCCCTAATTTTTTGAAAGGGTCTTTTGACGTAACTTTTCAATTTTATCGATAAACGGTTGAGGTCCTCCGGGCATGTAGCCAAAGCTGGAAATTTCTTCACCCTGTGGGGAAAGAAGAACCAAGGTGGGAAAAGAATCAACATTATATTGGTTGGCTAAATCTTCATTTTGTTTCTTTAATTCAGCGGGCTGTGTTTTATGTTGAGGAAAATCAACTTCGAGTAAAACTAGATTTTTTTGAGCATAATTTTTAAACTCGGACGTTGAGAATACTTCTTTATCTAGTTTTTGACACCAGGGACACCAGTCGGATCCTGTAAAATTCATCAATACCATCTTGTTTTCTTTTTTTGCTTCAGCGAGTGCTTGCGTATAGTTGGTTAGCCAACGGAGATTTTCAGCAGCAACAAGACAACGCAGAGGAAAAAAAACAAAAAAGAAAGCAAAGCAAAAATAAAAAATAAAAGAAAGGCGTCTGTTAAAAAAAGAAATATTGTGGATCATACATCATTAATTTTAAAAGTGTTACAAGGAAAAATCAATTGCTCTTTCTTTTAAAAACTTGATTTTTCCAACTCCGTTATCATTTTCATAAGTAGGAAAAACAGATAAAGAAACTTGTAATGAAAGAAAAAGCAGCTGATATTCATTCCATAGAAGAGGATTCGGTTTCCCAATCCATTCTCATCGTCGATGATGAAGAAGATGTTTATTACTCTTTTCAAAGATTTCTTGAGCAATTCCCTCTAAGGACATTTAATGCGCGGTCTGGGGAAGAGGCTTTGAAGTTTCTAAAAACTCAACCTGTAGATGTTATTATCATGGATATCAGGATGGGGAAAAAGAATGGGTTGGAAACCTTGAAAGAAATCAGGAAACTTTTCCCCCAGCAAGTCGTGGTCATCATGACCGCATATGGGACTTGTCAAACGGCGATTGAGGCGATGAAGTTGGGTGCCTACGATTATATATTAAAACCTTTCAATATCCAAGAGTTACAATCGATCATATATAAAGCCTTAGAAGCTTCGAAACTCACCAAAGAGGTTTCTTCTCAGATTACTGCTGCGAACTCTTTCGATAGCCGTGGCCTACAGATAATAGGGAAAAGCCAACCCATGCAGCAAGTCTATAAGCTCATTGGTCAGGTAGCGCCCACTAATGCTACAGTGTTGATTGTAGGGGAAAGCGGTTCAGGCAAAGAGCTTGTTGCAAGGGCCATTTATCAATATAGCCTTAGAGCCAACAAGCCTTTTATAGCAATAAATTGTGCAGCCATTCCTGAAAATCTTCTCGAAAGTGAACTTTTCGGTCATGAAAGAGGATCATTTACTGGGGCCATGGCTCAGCGTATCGGTAAATTTGAACAAGGGGATGGAGGAACGGTATTTTTGGATGAAATTGGGGAAATGCCGCTTTCAACTCAAGCTAAAATTCTTAGGGTGCTCCAGGAAGGTGAGTTTTCTAGACTGGGAAGCAACGAACCCATAAAAACAGATGTCCGCATTATTGCTGCAACCAATAAAGATCTTGCAGCAGCTGTAGGGAAAAGAGAGTTTAGAGCAGATCTCTTTTACCGGCTTAATGTTGTAAAAATTACGCTTCCTCCTTTACGTGAAAGAACTGAAGATATTCCTGATCTCGTAGATCATTTTCTGGCTAAGCATCGTCGTTATCTTCCCAACGCGCCCACTTGCATTTCTTCTCAAGCAATGAAGAGCCTTATGGCTTATCATTGGCCAGGAAATATAAGAGAACTGGAAAATGTGATCCAGAGAGCTATGGTTCTGGCTTCAAGTGCCACCATCCAGAGTTGTCATCTTCCAGAAGAAATTCAAGCTTCTGAAAAAAAGAAGTGTTTCAAGGATAAGCACAGTAAGGGCAGCCTGACAGGGGGATTAGATTCCCTCATACAGGAAATGGTTTGTTCGGAACTTAAAGAAAGCCGGCTTGAAACCTTGAAAACCCTATTACATAGGATTTATACGCATGTTCTTGAAGAGTGCGAGGGGGATGAATCCAAAGCCAAAAGAATATTAGGATTCCATCCCGGTTGGGTAAATGCCCTGAAATCCTGATCGGCTTTAAATCTTGTATTTTGTTCTATCATCTTTTTGGGTTGTTTCTTTTGGTAGGCACATCAAAGCAATAGAGTTGCTTTTTAGGATAACCTATTGATTACAAATAAAATATTTTTTTCTTTAGCAAGAAAGGCTTTTATTTAAATGGGTCGTTTCAAAGGGGAATGCAAAAGAGAGGATAGGCCTAGCTTGCACACGATGGACAGCGACCATAGAGAATGATCTCGTGTTCCTGGACTAGAAAACCTTTAGGAGCAAGCTTCTCGATCTGGTCAGTGCATTTTCCGAGTTCAAAGATTTGGTGACAGTTCCGACAATAGAAATGGTGATGATGCGCTCTTCCTGAAATTTCATAACGAGGGGCTTCACCAGGAATTTCTACGGTTACCACTTTTTTCTTTTCTTTAAGGGTTCGTAACAGTCGATAAACGGTAGCGATACCCAGAGAAGGAACGAACAAGGAAGCTCGAGTTTGAATTTCTGCCGGTGATA
The DNA window shown above is from Methylacidiphilum caldifontis and carries:
- a CDS encoding glycosyltransferase family 2 protein, producing MNHLPLVTIAIITYNGEKTIEKAILSALNQSWPNKEILVINDGSTDQTAKIIEKYRGVVSHVFFKENQGRAKARNEALNRAKGSWIQWLDHDDYLDQNKINNHFSLTAELDTIDVFYSPIIAVSPEGKEKYVPSAKAMSRPILSLWFSSELPQTGGYLWKKTSVAKIGGWSDYASLYDDYELVGRAIQSNLKFSLTPIAGAYWNYRNKPMAHQQAMEFIEQKKRCMDRMVQWLNQNGQLVPELKKEIGKAYFLVARWLAKEGKIEEAVALERKQKPLGLFCVDGPLRYSVLYSLFGFSVTEKIQSIFRQK
- a CDS encoding thioredoxin family protein, translated to MIHNISFFNRRLSFIFYFCFAFFFVFFPLRCLVAAENLRWLTNYTQALAEAKKENKMVLMNFTGSDWCPWCQKLDKEVFSTSEFKNYAQKNLVLLEVDFPQHKTQPAELKKQNEDLANQYNVDSFPTLVLLSPQGEEISSFGYMPGGPQPFIDKIEKLRQKTLSKN
- a CDS encoding sigma-54-dependent transcriptional regulator, which produces MKEKAADIHSIEEDSVSQSILIVDDEEDVYYSFQRFLEQFPLRTFNARSGEEALKFLKTQPVDVIIMDIRMGKKNGLETLKEIRKLFPQQVVVIMTAYGTCQTAIEAMKLGAYDYILKPFNIQELQSIIYKALEASKLTKEVSSQITAANSFDSRGLQIIGKSQPMQQVYKLIGQVAPTNATVLIVGESGSGKELVARAIYQYSLRANKPFIAINCAAIPENLLESELFGHERGSFTGAMAQRIGKFEQGDGGTVFLDEIGEMPLSTQAKILRVLQEGEFSRLGSNEPIKTDVRIIAATNKDLAAAVGKREFRADLFYRLNVVKITLPPLRERTEDIPDLVDHFLAKHRRYLPNAPTCISSQAMKSLMAYHWPGNIRELENVIQRAMVLASSATIQSCHLPEEIQASEKKKCFKDKHSKGSLTGGLDSLIQEMVCSELKESRLETLKTLLHRIYTHVLEECEGDESKAKRILGFHPGWVNALKS
- a CDS encoding Fur family transcriptional regulator, with the translated sequence MVRKTKQKEAIFKVLSSADSPLSPAEIQTRASLFVPSLGIATVYRLLRTLKEKKKVVTVEIPGEAPRYEISGRAHHHHFYCRNCHQIFELGKCTDQIEKLAPKGFLVQEHEIILYGRCPSCAS